From Melospiza melodia melodia isolate bMelMel2 chromosome 2, bMelMel2.pri, whole genome shotgun sequence:
GCTCAGCACAAACACACTTTGTTcagatttgtggggttttgttcagAATCTCACTGTTCAAGGACTTCAGATTTAAGGGTTAAGAGTAGCTCAATCCCTAACAGAATTAAAGGTCTTCCCTTGTAATTGCTAAGTGTTACCAGAGGGGGTTTAATTTCTAAAAAGTTGGTGAACATCAGTGCTGACATAGTAATTGTGCTGTTTATTAGCAGAAGAGCCAAAAGCAACCCCCAAATCTTACTGTTCTCAGACATCAAAAGAAACAGTCTAACCAGTATGGAAACTCAAAAGCTGAAGCCTACTTTTTTCTGCATGTGTAAGTTTGCAAGAAGCACGGAGTAGCTCAGAATTCAGGATATACATCCCAACTATTGCTGGCTCATCATCCAGACTTCAAATTGCACCCTGCTCTGGAGCATGCATTTGGCTTAAGAAGCTTCAAAAATATCACTTAGAAGTTCCAACAGaacttaattttaaataaagagTACCTCTTTGTAGTTAATATATGTTAGACTGTACAATGATTGGGAAATTAAACCACAGTTCTCTGCAAAACTATTTGCAATTTGCTTTCTGTTCCTAACCAGGGACTACTGACTGTGATTCACTTAAGTCTTTGGATACTAAGGTTGACTACCATGCAGGTATAAGCACCTTGCAGAACACAGCATTAATATTCCCCACCAAAACAATCTACACTTTGGGTGAGGGCTGTTTTTTCAAGTTTTTGAATTACCTGATGGGGAATGGCATGGGGGGAAGaagttcacctttgctttctgccAAATGGCTAATGTCAAGTATGTATTTCAAAACAGGTATTTGCCCTCCTGTATGTATATTATGTGCATACTACAATGAAATACTCATAATTGGCTTTTCACTTAAGCCATATCTAAACCTGGATCTTCTTCTTCAGCACTGATCTCCAGTTAAGTCAAGTCTTAAGTGTCCTTTGCTTTTAAACACAGAAGCTATTTTAAGAACTTGATGCTTTGTAACATTTAACATGTCTTTCAGCTCCACTTGATTAACAGAATAATGAATAAACTGTAAACTTTGAAAGCATCAAATGCCATTTGGTAGTTCAGCAGAGAACaaaagactggaaaaggctgcatTCACACAACTGATCAGCCTGGGGACTACAGGGACTTAATTTTTGTTAAAAGTGTTGCAGAAATTACTTTGCACAGCTGTGGTCACAGGCTCCACCTCTCACTAGCTGCAGAAGTTGGGGTGATCCcttaaattacattaaaatatatGCTGTTAAAAGATCCAAATTTATGCATGTCTGAGTTCTTTATAGAAATTCATGCTCTATATTGTACAATCAAGAAACAAAAGATGTTTCCAATTCTGATCAAGGTAAGAGCACCAAGTGCTCTGGTTATAGAGGAAAGGCCTCAGGTTCCCACTTACAGGTCCCAGTGCTTAATTATCTTTCTCTGCTTGCAGGGATGCTGTGGCCAGGGCCACTGCTGTCACTGGCTGTGCAATGCCATGGAGCTGCATCTTGGCCAGTTTCTTCTGCTCACACTCCGTGACCAAGCGGTTCAGCTCTGCTGCGCTGTACCCAATCAGAGTCTTCAGGTCACACACAAATTTGTACACAAACCTCTTGCCCTGCACCTTGCAGATCATGTCTCCATCGTAGTAATACCTGCAAAACAGAAAACAGAATTTTAGCAATTATCTGCAGTTTTCATATGCATCCATTACTTACTCAAGGTCACCAGAGGCTAAAATATTATTCTTTTTCTCCCTGAGATTCTCATAATTTCATATTCCAAGATATTGCTTAGGCATTTTCTTATATGAGAAAAGGGAAGTGTTGAAAATTGTGTCTGTATCTTGGTATATTAAGGAGAAATAAACCACAGTAATTATTTTACAAGGCTACTGGAAGCACCAGTTCAGAAGTAAAAAATGATCTTTTTTCAAGATCATTAGTTTGGGTAGTTCACTTCCAGGTATATTTCTGGAAGCGAGCAACCCAAACTAATGATCTTGAAAAAAGAAGATCTATTTTCAAGAAGTTATTCTACTAGCTTctttaaaaatgaataaaaaaactccaaaacaaagGTAAAAAGCTCAGCAAATACCTCTCCTCTACGATTAGCAGGATCTCATTGCAAGGACCAGCTTCAGAAGATTTGCCTTTACTAAAAAAAGCTGCAAGTTTTGCATTATGTTAATTAAAAGTGAGGCAGCCAAATGAAAGCAAATCATACCCCATGAGTTCCTTCAGTTTCTTACCTCAAAGCCCGACTCAGCTTCTCATAGTTCATGGTGGGCTTGTTCTTGCGCTGTCCCCATTTCTGTGCAACCAGTTCAGGCTGGTTCAATTTAAACTCTCCTTCATCACCAACCCAAGAAATACAGTCCCTGGCATCTTTGTCTGTGAGAAGTTCTAACAAAAACTGCCACAGTTGGATCTGGCCATTGTTCCCTGTTAAAACAGGAATAACAAGTTTCACTCCAACTTTTCCTTGTCCTTTTCATGTTCCACTCATGGCTAAAATCTTGCAACCAAGATTTTAGAGCAGACCAGCATAGACTATATGATGGAAGGAAAACTTTCAATTAATTAATCCCTCCTAATGATTCTTTCACAAACATTTCCTGCAAAGTCATCAGTACCCATTCTTATTAAAAAAAGCATGAATACAGGAGAAAATTAATCAAGATTTCACATAAATCTTCCCCTAGAACTTAAAAAAACACAGCTCCTACAACATAATGATTTAGAAGCATATCTGTCTTTAAAATAGAACAGATTTATCAAGAGCTGCTAATTCCtcttcatacacacacacatgtgtaatagctcttttttaaaaaaatttggtctcaaattttcaaaatgaaatactaaaaacacaaaataaacccccaaatttcagtttATATCGATATTGCATCTTTCACATCCAATAGTTAAGATTTTTTTCTAACTCAAGTAGCCACAGTAAAATTCCTAAATTCTCAATGAGATAAGGAGAGCAGACCTGATGGCTAATGAGAGAAACACAAAGTATTCCTCACTAATGTCAGCCAATAAAACCTTAAAATTCTGAATGACATCCTTAGAGGCCTTTATAGAgtctaaaacaaataaaaactcaaggaggaagagaaggaaagatTTAACAGAAAAATTCACAACATTAtggagaaacaaaacaaaaatgagagcaagaaaaaaaaaatttaataatcAAAGAGTATGTATAAATAACAGTAATTCCAATATTAAACTGCAAATTTAGTGTGCAGTTTTCCAGACATGCATTCATTTAACTAAAAAAGAAATATGAAACTTTATAAATTTTGAAGTCATCACATTGGGGAAAAATGAAGGAGGAGCACAACAGTGCAAGTAGCAGCTAGGCTACATTTTACAACATAGagtttattttcttccctttctacAAATAGAAAGAAGTTCAAAGCTTGAATAAATGCTATGCAGTGGTTTGAGAGGAGAGACTGTTAAGTGATAGGGAAATATATCCATTTTATTTGCGGCAGGATGGAAAAACTGCAGCATCATGTTGACATGGTGCCTGTGTGAGCTGACCAAGTGGTGCAGGCAGATTTTACCACGGATTTTTGTACCTATGGCTCCCTCCACACCCCTCCCTTCACACAGACACTACAAACCTCTCATTTGGAGCTACAAAGTCGTGTCTCACCAAACTGCAATTCAAATGAATGGGTCAGTGTTCAGTGCATTAGCATGTACAATAATGGAGGCAATACCTGTTCTGTTCCCAGGGGAACTCCTATCTTCCCCTGAGATCCTTGGAGCTCTCTGTACTTTGGCTGCTTTTGCACTGCTGTTTATCACTTTGATGGTGGTGGGGGTAGCAGGCTGTACTGATGCTGGTATAATCTGCACAGCTGTAGGGCAGAGAATGTTGCAGAACATCAACTATAAATTGTTTGCATAGAAACAGGCATATTTTATTTATTACCTGTATTATCATAACATCTAGAAGCTAGTTTTTTCCTTTGCTAAAAAGGCACACTGCTTTAAGTCACAATGCTAAGTATAATTTAAAGACCTTTTTACCTCTTATGTGAAAATTGCAGTTTTAGACTCATTGCAGAAGTGTCACATTACAGATAAAACACCAGTTTTAGTTTATTATCATGTGTATCACATGCTTCCACAAAAAGAATACAAACTCTCTCAAGCCCTTCTTTTGTCTTTATACTGTTCCCACCTTATCTGCCCTAATGCCCTTTTCTCTACAGTCACTGCACAAGCTCCATACCTGATATTCAAACAGCAAACACCTTCTATTGCAATGGTGTAGGTGGACACAGATGCCACACTCAAGCTGGCTTTAACTAGACACAACCACAGGATGTAATAAACAGTATGTCTATTTAACATGTAAGATGCTTATAAATAATCTGAAAATTGATTAATTTCAATAATTTATGACAGTGCTTAGCTGAAAGAATGAGTTTCAAATAACTGGAAAGTTACTTTAATGTATTATTTCTAATATTGGTTTCTAAGCAAGTCATCTCTTCCACAGAACCCTTCAGTTTTTTGAAACACttttttatttgaaattaatatttaaatagatCCATTCATTAATGCAATATATAACCTAAAGCCCTGAAATAACTAAAAACCTCAAATATGTACCCTAGACAGCTTACTTCAAGAAAGTGAAGAATCTACCATCCAAAATGAAAGTTATAAACTTCCACAGTTCAGGTCAAGCACTACCTTTCAGGCAGTAACAAAATATAGAGAAACTCAATGTTATGCTTTGAAGTTTAAAATATGTCCTCCTCCCTTTCCCAAGGAAAATCTCTCGAGTGATTTTCTAAATGTTGTACTATCAAACTTCTGAACCACAGTACAGTGCTAAACCTGCACACAGTGAATTGTGTGAATTAGTGCTGACAGAAGTACTTACGCTGATCAATTGTAACAGTTGCTATTTCTCCAGAGTGTTCTTGGCTAGCCAACACATCTACAGATTGGAAAAAAGAACAACAGGCTTATATTTAACCTGCAAATAGTAAGTCACCTGAAGATCAAAAACTTCCTTACTTCATAGacgaaagaaataaaaatttggtATCGGTTTGCAAGAGACATGTACAGTTCATGGCCTTACAAGTGGAGACATTTAACATCTGTCACTCATTTTTTGAAAGGTGTACGTGGCAAATTTCCACTAGCTCCATCCCCAAAAACCTGCTATATTATGCAAATGAAGACATAATTAGTTATTAGTCAGGCAAGTTACCTCCAAGCATGGTACATCTGAAATGCACATATATTTATTATGTTAGTGTATTATGCACATACTTAGCAGCTGTGTTGTATACCATCTAGGGCTTCACTTCCAGTCCTTAAAAATCTCCACTTCAATATGACACAGAAATGTACATTTCATAACTCAAAATCAATATTTAATTATAGAACTAACAAATTCAGTGGATGCAGAAACGATGAAGCTTTATAAAAAACAAAGGTGGAATAATCATTCACTACCTTCCACCAGTTATAAGGTTTGATAAAAGACAGGCAGTGTTTAATATGCAGCCAATGTTTCATGGCAGCAGACATTCTAATACCTTCTCTTATCTTGTACTGATACCCTTGTTTTTACCATCAACATCAAGTAAAGGAAAAATGACTGCTCATAATGGGTTTCATACTTCAAGAAAAaagtcttaaaaaaaataaaacaaactgcCATACACTTTCGAAGAAGTTCCAGGTGGCTCCAGAGGATTTCTCCCCGTGGGACACGCTGGAAGAAATCTTCTTGGCTGAGGTTGCAGAGGTCGCGGCCAGGAATGCTGAGTGCGTTGAGGTCGATGTCAGTCATGCTGAACTCCTTCATCACCCACACCACCCAGTGGAGCACCTGGTCTGTCGACCACTGAACTGGGTCTGGAAAAGATGGATGAAACTGCAAATCACCTCATCATACACTGCAAGGTTATTATATATTAACTTCCATAAGAGTAAAGGCACAACATCAAGAAGCAGAGTTACTGAGACCAAATCTACCTGGAAAGTTGGTGACTGTGCTTAAAATGGTGGTGGAATGGTGTGGTGACAGAAAGGGTGAAAGAACAATTTTCTTCAGAGAAAGTTTTTACATCAGATCTATGCCTGACATATctcaaacataaaaaaaaaaaaaaaagaattttcttcTTCCACAGGTCTTTAGCTTCAAGAAAACAGTACCTTCTCTCACACAAGGATACTCTCCTTCAAAAATATTGATCAGTTTGCAATTATAACAAAATACTACATTCTTAACTCATCCACAACATCTCAGTTTCTGCCGACAAAAACCACCACTGGCTATGTCTGGGATGGATTCATTTTCTTCCCAGAAGCCCCTTGTTGTGTTGTACTTTAGGCTGGTGACCAAACCACTGTTACTAACACTGAGATGTTTTGTCCACTGCTGAGCAGCACTTGCAGAGGCCATGAAGATGTGGCTCAGCCCAACAGAGAGGACATAAAGCACAAAACTAGCAAGAGAATTTTGAAAAGAACAATGGGCTTGAGTTGGCTCTACTCATGTTCTCCTTCTTGGCCATTAGGAACACCTAACCTTGTGATGGTGAGTACAGTATAGACACCTGTACAGGGAATCCTGTTGGGTTATTGTGCAATGTTCTGAAACTGCTGTATTCATTCAAGTATATCTTACCTCTGTGCTGGGTTTTAATGTACCTTGTATCACTCTGCTAGACCAGAAATCCATGTAATATCAATGATTTTCAAGTAAATCTGATATTCAATATTATTCTAGATATTTCTGCACACATGGAATATCCAGAAGAACAAACTATCTTGTCAGACTACTGGACTCCAATACAAGGAGTTTCTCATTCAGCCACCCAGGGAGCAGACAGGGGGTGCACATGAAACTGAGGAGGGACAGGTGACCTTAACTGACCCAAGGCACATTCCACACTACAGGGAATACTGAGCAATAAAACTGAGGAAGGATCAGGTTTTTTTCAAGTATCCCTGGCTTAAAGCCTGTCTGAGCATTGGCCTACTGCAGGTGAGTGATTGCTTCTGCAGGACCTTTTCAGCCAGACCATGAAATTTTGGGATGTTAACATTGGATATAACATATTAAAATATGTCAACAGGTTAAGAACAAGAAACTAAAGTAGAGACATCTAAAGACACAACTAAAGTAGTGACAGTCTTGTCACTTTTCACTGGAGCAGAGTGattatgtatttttaaattcTGATATCCCAAGCAGATGTCACATtgacaattttttattttaagatttaaaacaaataaaattaggcattaagaaaaattaagaaaattaagaCTTAGAGAAAGCAAAGTATCCTAAGTCTATAAACATTTATCTAGGAGCTACAAATTTAATTTTGGTTAACAAAGAACAGCTACATGGTATCATTTTTCACTAATGCTACCTAAAACAATGGAATGTAATCCTGTGGCAAAAGACACACCACAAGAGGGTTGATCTACCAAACATCAGCAGCAGTGAGCTTCCATCAAAAAGCTGCTAATTTCTTCTCAAGGAAACAAAAAATCATTACTTTCTCTAACCACTTCTGTGGTGTCCAAGCTTTCTGCTGCTCCATTTCTGCATTTATTTCTCATACCAATTAATATTTTCCTTCCTTCTAGGTACCAAATATTTGGATTCCATTAGCAGAAATACTtctaacagaaaaatatttataatcTCTAATAAAATCCACCCAAAACATAACATAAACCAACACTTTAAAGACCTGCTAAATGCCAGTTTTCCATTTGCAGCAAACCAGAGAAGCCTGTAAGGATGAAGACATTGAACCACTACTTTTCTGGATGATTATTTATTCACTAGCTTTGACTCTTAACATCAATGCATCCTGTCTCCTGAGAAGATTCAAGAAATAATTTTGGATTATAATGTATAACATAGGAGTACCTTATTCCAGCCCAGATCCCTGTAGTGTCTACTcagaaaacatttaaaatgttATTCTTTTTAGGGGTGTAATTTAGCATATTTAGCATCAAGAGAACACTATTTTTCATAATATATGGATCTCAATCATAATGAACTAATATGATTTTCCTGAAAAATCTGTACTCCTATGGCCCAAAAATCATTGAACTTTTGAAGCCACAGTTGTGGGTTATAGGGTTTTCTTAAAGCATCAATATTATAAaagtttattaaaaatattattcaaCATAACAGCATTGGTTTAAGCAAGTTTATTCTAATATTAATGTGACAGCATGATGAAAAGTATTAATCTGCTTCTGATAATCcctcactttttttttcaaacattGCACATCAAATCCCTGATTATCAACAGACATAACATGAGTAAAACTATTTTTGAAGTGCTTACCAATGAGAAAACGAAAAAGTAATGAAAAAGCCTTTGCTTTAGTTATCAAAAATATGCTCAAAATATTGGCAAGCTGCATGTCCTGCAAAGACCAGTGACTTGACTGGAATTCTTAAATCCTTCCAAACTTCCCTCTAGCCAAATATATTCCAGTTTTACAGGTCTGCTCATATGGAACAGCTTCCTGAATATGTCTTGACAGTACATTTCTGCCAGTCATAAGAAGCAATTCAGGTGGATAATCTCCCAAACATGATGCAGGTCTACATCCCACAGTGCCAGTTCAATCTTAAACAGACATTCGGAGATGTTTTTTAAGCTAACATTAAAAGAGCAACCTACTAAGTAACAACATTAACTCAAAAAAAGATGATCATCTAGAAGAATATTTATTTTCAGTTCTGAATAATCTTCCTCCAGTATGATGAAGTCCAGCACAGTTTCTCAGACAAAATCTAATTTAACAGAATATTCAGCATCCTCCAGTCCATGAACAATTTATTTCAGCAACTTTACAGGCAATGCCCCATTACTGAAACTGTTAAATTTCACACATACATGAAGAGCTTTATCACTAACACACATTTTTAAGGAGGGCAGGAAGAAAAGTGCTTTCTAAAAACTGAATTGACAAGGTAGTTATGGCACAAAAGCACTCATTTAATGAAACTACTATGAGCATTCATTCTACTTCTTGGAttttagattag
This genomic window contains:
- the GABPA gene encoding GA-binding protein alpha chain → MTKREAEELIEIEIDGTEKQECTEESIVEQSYTTAEFVSQAIDISEPIGNLKKLLEPRLQCSLDAHEICLQDIQLDPDRSLFDQGVKTDGTVQLSVQVISRQGIEPKLNILEIVKPVETVEVVIDPDAHHAEAEAHLVEEAQVITLDGTKHIATISDETSEQVTRWAAALEGYRKEQERLGIPYDPVQWSTDQVLHWVVWVMKEFSMTDIDLNALSIPGRDLCNLSQEDFFQRVPRGEILWSHLELLRKYVLASQEHSGEIATVTIDQPVQIIPASVQPATPTTIKVINSSAKAAKVQRAPRISGEDRSSPGNRTGNNGQIQLWQFLLELLTDKDARDCISWVGDEGEFKLNQPELVAQKWGQRKNKPTMNYEKLSRALRYYYDGDMICKVQGKRFVYKFVCDLKTLIGYSAAELNRLVTECEQKKLAKMQLHGIAQPVTAVALATASLQAEKDN